One Alnus glutinosa chromosome 3, dhAlnGlut1.1, whole genome shotgun sequence genomic region harbors:
- the LOC133863180 gene encoding uncharacterized protein LOC133863180, giving the protein MVGGGGGLRKGSEDRDGGREGEDSEEGDESEEEGVDSGSDDDDDANSDMARNDILTSPPNSDEQYEVASHSRRKHVTKRSEFHLTNMGNPEFVVGQKFPPIQVFREAVKECNVKMRKDVKFKRNYLAKCVVVYRDERCKYRIYGRKCKDEESFEVRSFQPKHSCRRRHENSILKSNWIADKLIDKFRAQPNMPVKAIVEEVKDSWGVDVKEHRLYRARRLAKEKIRGKVNELYNKLWDYLEMIRRTNVGSCVMMKIERPLPVFQENFRGCTSL; this is encoded by the coding sequence ATggtgggaggggggggggggttgagaAAGGGTAGTGAAGATAGAGATGGTGGTAGGGAGGGTGAAGATAGTGAAGAGGGTGATGAGAGTGAAGAGGAAGGTGTTGACAGTGggtctgatgatgatgatgatgccaaCTCAGACATGGCACGCAATGACATTCTTACATCTCCTCCCAATAGTGATGAGCAGTACGAGGTAGCCTCCCATAGTCGGAGAAAACATGTGACAAAGCGGTCTGAGTTCCATCTAACTAATATGGGTAATCCAGAGTTTGTGGTGGGTCAAAAATTCCCGCCGATACAGGTTTTTAGAGAGGCAGTTAAAGAGTGTAATGTAAAAATGAGGAAGGATGTTAAGTTCAAGAGGAATTATCTTGCCAAGTGTGTAGTGGTATACAGGGATGAACGTTGTAAATATAGGATTTATGGGCGCAAGTGCAAGGATGAGGAATCCTTTGAAGTAAGATCATTTCAGCCAAAACACAGTTGTAGGAGGAGACATGAGAATTCGATTCTGAAATCGAATTGGATTGCAGACAAGTTAATAGACAAGTTCAGAGCACAACCAAACATGCCTGTAAAGGCAATTGTAGAGGAGGTGAAGGATAGCTGGGGTGTGGATGTCAAAGAGCACAGGTTGTACAGGGCTAGAAGACTTGCAAAAGAAAAGATCCGTGGAAAAGTGAATGAACTGTACAACAAGTTGTGGGATTATTTAGAGATGATAAGAAGAACAAACGTTGGTAGTTGCGTAATGATGAAGATAGAGAGGCCGTTACCTGTATTCCAGGAAAATTTCAGAGGTTGTACTTCTCTTTAG
- the LOC133863179 gene encoding uncharacterized protein LOC133863179, with product MGRHKKRSSARTKPPSPAPSPSVDPSTPDEKMNVIQDLERAVAAVHDGDLSTALKIINDSLSRYPESAALHSTRGGIHFQVASQTRDSAARVKHLEIALIGDCRALQLASNSISFARYRALTLFELAQNDAAVCFDYDAVIEACERALLLDNPTDPVEDLLDVGGILYVDNPSPVNRIEEVKKKLVKLMEESKKNKKSTTVLGHGDGEEKLKQLVDDNSLISEIQDKIKSLQRRKEDILKASDPQNIHSLYSQDDRLRIEEKRKYINLKKVVSNVDIIARARPYWNNTMNFQDKKELLKIRIKELIAHFDRNKLAMANAILQEAIDFAKTRKFWKFWECCCCGGRFLDGKSNVNHIMKAHMGTLSKDFQSLVPKIVPERIANMVELDSWKPVDSISTAKMTENLSSEDLKNKIVKWPHCDDSKRAAILDSIRTWLRWFISNKCFTMSLLVALLNMAALKLRARFFPIRLLDVVPQHRPFLLIFFLEVSELNPLVECLENLAGTCGLRSICETSVNADLGFCERIVFSADFSRLLFDERYLRGEIGEPDDGSAVTSHADNDKAKEEIITNGDAFVYWLWIGGPTIGEQMKEWTNTREASKIRGMMFFNILKTEFEMQQRVFQRKWEILRYKKPLLNLWNICHEEKEKREENSGYKPQSYHSLLLKRQKELEMNSSGSELHTIWSILKGAQTDTDIEEKINKKRYGMDQELCRVDATIVVINASLRQTGLTLEMVSACDYRSILVPLLKSLVQARLQDQVDKDAAEKSNTATEALLAELALDDEKNTNKGQGQGKGKGKSKGKKKKQYYKKAQDSKGTGGGKEQHPPRQENVEQSCFSAGHGGNYPSSEIDVPVRTDELKQHEEELLREAEEEARMLDEAIVFQMKMENEAKQKRLAEQNKSAGESSAENVATVSSKAGEHAGSSEQQACFSAGHEGSYPNPEIGVPVSIDELKQREKQLRREVEEVQRKLDEVLELQRKVEHEAKQKRLAEQNKGTENVAKAEAGEDFGSSEQQARFSVVHGGNYPNAEIGVPVSTDELKQREEEPSGESEEELGFEYSEEFGRRLDEELVRFLQIEYEAKQKILSEQKSTQRALINAKSVTHGVPTVSSPAGEVGSSE from the exons ATGGGCCGTCATAAGAAACGCTCCTCTGCCCGCACCAAACCCCCATCCCCTGCACCCTCTCCCTCCGTCGATCCCTCAACGCCCGATGAGAAGATGAACGTCATCCAAGATTTGGAGCGGGCTGTCGCCGCTGTCCACGATGGGGACCTTAGCACAGCGCTGAAAATCATTAACGACTCTCTTTCGCGCTACCCTGAGTCGGCGGCTCTTCACAGCACAAGAGGTGGCATTCATTTTCAGGTCGCTTCTCAAACCCGCGACTCTGCCGCCCGAGTCAAACACCTCGAAATCGCGCTCATAGGCGACTGCCGAGCCCTCCAGCTGGCTTCGAACTCCATCTCCTTCGCGCGCTACCGCGCCCTGACGCTCTTCGAGTTGGCCCAGAACGACGCCGCTGTGTGCTTCGATTACGACGCCGTGATCGAAGCATGCGAGCGCGCGTTGCTGCTAGACAATCCTACGGACCCCGTGGAAGATCTCTTGGACGTTGGAGGGATATTGTATGTAGACAATCCCAGCCCAGTCAATAGAATCGAAGAAGTGAAAAAGAAGCTCGTAAAGCTCATGgaggaatccaagaaaaataagaagagtaCTACTGTTCTTGGACATGGTGACGGGGAAGAAAAATTGAAGCAACTTGTAGACGATAACTCCCTGATCTCGGAGATACAGGACAAAATTAAGTCTCTGCAACGCAGAAAGGAGGATATCCTAAAGGCGAGTGATCCGCAGAATATTCACTCATTGTACTCCCAGGATGATCGGCTGAGGATcgaagagaaaagaaagtacATAAATCTCAAGAAAGTCGTATCCAACGTCGATATCATTGCCCGAGCCAGGCCTTATTGGAACAACACCATGAATTTTCAAGATAAGAAAGAATTGTTAAAAATAAGAATCAAAGAGCTGATAGCGCATTTTGATAGGAATAAGCTGGCCATGGCGAATGCGATTTTGCAGGAAGCGATAGATTTCGCTAAGACGAGGAAGTTTTGGAAGTTTTGGGAGTGTTGTTGCTGCGGAGGCAGGTTTCTGGACGGCAAATCGAACGTGAACCATATCATGAAGGCGCACATGGGAACTCTATCCAAGGATTTTCAATCCTTGGTGCCGAAAATTGTTCCTGAAAGAATTGCCAACATGGTTGAACTCGATTCGTGGAAGCCCGTGGACTCCATCTCCACGGCCAAGATGACAGAAAATCTGTCTTCTGAAGATTTAAAGAACAAGATCGTCAAGTGGCCTCATTGCGATGATAGCAAACGCGCGGCGATCCTCGATAGCATTCGCACGTGGTTGCGATGGTTTATAAGCAACAAATGCTTTACCATGAGCCTTCTTGTGGCGTTGCTGAACATGGCAGCCTTAAAGCTGAGAGCTCGTTTTTTCCCGATACGGTTACTTGACGTGGTTCCACAGCACCGACCGTTCCTCTTGATATTCTTTTTGGAAGTTTCGGAGCTTAATCCACTTGTTGAATGCTTGGAAAATCTGGCTGGAACTTGCGGATTACGTTCTATTTGTGAGACTAGTGTGAATGCTGATCTTGGGTTTTGCGAAAGGATTGTTTTCAGCGCTGACTTCTCACGTCTCCTTTTCGATGAGCGATACTTGCGAGGAGAGATTGGAGAGCCTGATGATGGGAGTGCAGTGACATCTCATGCTGATAATGACAAAGCAAAGGAGGAGATAATTACTAATGGTGATGCTTTTGTTTATTGGTTATGGATTGGAGGTCCTACAATTGGGGAGCAAATGAAGGAATGGACAAATACGAGAGAAGCTAGCAAAATTCGAGGAATGATGTTCTTCAACATCCTTAAAACGGAATTTGAAATGCAGCAACGTGTGTTTCAGAGAAAATGGGAGATTTTGAGATACAAGAAACCACTGCTAAATCTTTGGAATATATGtcatgaagaaaaagagaaaagggaagaaaattCAGGGTACAAGCCACAAAGTTATCACTCCCTCTTGTTGAAACGGCAGAAAGAGCTTGAGATGAACAGCAGTGGCTCTGAGTTGCATACGATATGGAGTATTCTGAAAGGTGCTCAAACAGACACTGACATAGAAGAGAAGATCAACAAAAAGAGATATGGGATGGATCAAGAG CTTTGCAGGGTTGATGCTACAATCGTGGTGATTAATGCTTCCTTGCGGCAGACAGGGTTGACACTTGAGATGGTATCTGCTTGTGACTATCGGTCTATTCTGGTGCCCCTGTTGAAGTCACTCGTGCAG GCACGCCTGCAGGATCAGGTTGACAAAGATGCTGCAGAGAAGTCTAACACTGCAACAGAAGCTTTGTTGGCAGAGCTTGCTCTTGATGACGAGAAGAACACTAACAAAGGACAAGGAcaggggaaggggaaggggaaatcAAAGggtaaaaagaagaaacaatattaCAAAAAGGCCCAGGATTCGAAG GGAACCGGTGGTGGTAAGGAGCAGCATCCGCCTCGTCAGGAAAATGTGGAACAATC TTGCTTTTCTGCTGGGCATGGTGGAAATTATCCAAGTTCTGAGATTGATGTTCCTGTAAGAACTGATGAATTGAAGCAACATGAAGAGGAACTTTTGCGTGAGGCAGAGGAGGAGGCAAGAATGCTTGATGAGGCGATAGTGTTCCAGATGAAAATGGAGAATGAGGCTAAACAAAAGCGTCTTGCTGAGCAAAATAAGAGTGCAGGTGAAAGCAGTGCAGAGAATGTGGCAACTGTTTCCTCTAAAGCTGGTGAACATGCTGGTTCAAGTGAGCAACAAGC TTGCTTTTCTGCTGGGCATGAAGGAAGTTATCCTAATCCTGAGATCGGTGTTCCTGTAAGCATTGATGAATTGAAGCAACGGGAAAAACAACTTAGGCGTGAAGTAGAGGAGGTGCAAAGAAAGCTTGATGAGGTTCTGGAACTCCAGAGGAAAGTTGAGCATGAGGCAAAACAAAAGCGCCTGGCTGAGCAAAATAAGGGTACAGAGAATGTGGCAAAGGCTGAAGCTGGTGAAGATTTTGGTTCAAGCGAACAACAAGC TCGCTTTTCCGTGGTGCATGGAGGAAATTATCCTAATGCTGAGATCGGTGTTCCTGTAAGCACTGATGAATTGAAGCAACGGGAAGAAGAACCTAGTGGTGAGTCTGAGGAGGAACTAGGTTTTGAGTACTCAGAGGAGTTTGGAAGAAGGCTTGATGAGGAGTTGGTGCGTTTTCTTCAAATTGAATATGAGGCTAAACAAAAGATCCTTTCAGAGCAAAAAAGTACACAGCGTGCCTTAATCAATGCAAAGTCTGTCACACATGGTGTGCCTACTGTCTCCTCTCCAGCTGGTGAAGTTGGTTCCAGCGAGTAG